In one Nostoc sp. KVJ3 genomic region, the following are encoded:
- the rplQ gene encoding 50S ribosomal protein L17, producing MRHRCRVKKLSKPADQRRALLRSLATELIRHGKITTTLIRAKVLRSEVEKMITLAKNGSLSARREALGYIFDKQLVHALFEQAPTRYGDRQGGYTRILRTVPRRGDNAKMAIIELV from the coding sequence ATGCGTCACCGTTGTCGCGTCAAAAAACTCAGTAAACCAGCCGATCAACGCCGTGCTTTACTGCGATCGCTCGCCACCGAGCTGATCCGTCATGGTAAGATCACCACCACTTTAATTAGAGCGAAAGTTCTAAGAAGTGAAGTGGAAAAAATGATTACCCTAGCCAAAAATGGCTCCTTGTCAGCACGTCGGGAAGCCCTTGGCTATATCTTCGACAAACAACTGGTTCACGCTCTATTTGAGCAAGCTCCAACTCGATATGGCGATCGCCAGGGCGGTTATACCCGCATCCTGCGTACCGTACCGCGTCGGGGTGATAATGCAAAAATGGCCATAATTGAATTGGTTTAA
- a CDS encoding DNA-directed RNA polymerase subunit alpha, producing MAQFQIECVESNTEESRNHYSKFVLEPLERGQGTTVGNALRRVLLSNLEGTAVTAVRIAGVSHEFATVPGVREDVLEILMKMKEVILKNYSSQPQIGRLLVTGPTTITAAHFDLPSEVEVIDPTQYVATIAEGGKLEMEFRIEKGKGYRTVERGREEATSLDFLQIDSIFMPVRKVNYSVEESRGEGLIPKDRLLLEVWTNGSISPQEALSSAAAILVDLFNPLKDISLEPTDTGSDIPDDPTAQIPIEELQLSVRAYNCLKRAQVNSVADLLDYTQEDLLEIKNFGQKSAEEVVEALQRRLGITLPMERGSKHP from the coding sequence GTGGCGCAGTTTCAAATTGAATGTGTAGAGTCGAATACCGAAGAAAGTCGGAACCATTACAGTAAATTTGTTTTGGAACCTCTAGAACGCGGTCAAGGAACAACTGTTGGCAACGCACTGCGGCGGGTTTTACTGTCTAATTTAGAAGGTACAGCAGTTACAGCAGTGCGGATTGCGGGCGTTTCACATGAGTTCGCCACAGTTCCGGGCGTGCGGGAAGATGTACTGGAAATCCTCATGAAAATGAAGGAAGTTATCCTCAAAAACTATTCTTCGCAGCCTCAGATTGGGAGATTACTCGTTACCGGCCCAACAACAATCACTGCGGCGCATTTTGATTTACCCAGTGAAGTAGAAGTCATCGATCCGACCCAGTATGTAGCCACCATCGCTGAGGGTGGCAAGCTGGAAATGGAATTTCGGATCGAGAAAGGCAAAGGCTATCGCACTGTAGAGCGAGGACGTGAGGAAGCCACATCGTTGGATTTTCTCCAAATCGACTCGATATTTATGCCGGTGCGAAAAGTAAACTACAGTGTTGAAGAATCTCGTGGGGAAGGCTTGATTCCAAAAGACCGACTACTGTTGGAAGTTTGGACAAATGGCAGTATTTCTCCTCAAGAAGCACTATCTTCTGCTGCTGCGATCTTGGTAGATTTATTCAACCCGTTGAAAGATATCTCCCTAGAGCCAACAGATACAGGTTCGGATATTCCAGACGATCCAACTGCCCAGATACCCATCGAAGAGTTGCAACTTTCTGTGCGGGCATATAACTGTCTCAAACGGGCACAAGTTAACTCTGTGGCAGATTTGTTGGATTATACCCAAGAAGACCTCTTAGAAATTAAGAACTTTGGTCAGAAGTCAGCAGAAGAAGTTGTGGAAGCTTTGCAACGACGCTTGGGCATCACCCTGCCAATGGAAAGAGGCTCTAAACACCCTTAA
- the rpsK gene encoding 30S ribosomal protein S11, protein MARQPTKKTGSKKQKRNVPSGMAYIQSTFNNSIVTITDQNGDVISWASAGSSGFKGAKKGTPFAAQTAAESAARRAIDQGMRQIEVMVSGPGAGRETAIRALQGAGLEITLIRDITPIPHNGCRPPKRRRV, encoded by the coding sequence ATGGCGAGACAACCAACTAAAAAAACCGGGAGCAAGAAGCAGAAACGGAATGTACCCAGTGGAATGGCCTACATCCAGTCTACTTTCAACAATAGCATTGTCACCATTACCGATCAAAACGGAGATGTCATCTCCTGGGCTAGCGCTGGTTCTAGCGGTTTTAAGGGAGCAAAAAAGGGAACTCCCTTTGCAGCGCAAACCGCAGCTGAAAGTGCAGCCCGTCGAGCTATCGATCAAGGAATGCGCCAAATTGAGGTAATGGTCAGTGGGCCAGGAGCAGGTAGAGAAACCGCTATCCGGGCACTTCAAGGAGCAGGACTAGAAATTACATTGATTCGGGATATTACCCCGATTCCTCACAATGGTTGTCGTCCACCCAAGCGCCGTCGAGTTTAA
- the rpsM gene encoding 30S ribosomal protein S13, with protein sequence MARIAGVDLPRDKRVEIGLTYIYGIGLSRAQEIIAATGVNPDTRIKDLSDADVTALRGEIETNYQVEGDLRRLESLNIKRLVDIGTYRGRRHRMGLPVRGQRTRTNARTRRGRRQTVAGKKKAPGK encoded by the coding sequence GTGGCACGGATTGCCGGAGTAGACCTTCCACGCGATAAACGCGTTGAAATCGGTCTGACTTACATCTACGGAATTGGTTTATCACGCGCTCAAGAAATTATAGCGGCTACCGGTGTGAACCCAGACACCCGCATTAAGGACTTAAGTGATGCCGATGTGACAGCCCTACGAGGGGAAATAGAAACCAACTATCAAGTTGAAGGCGACTTGCGGCGCTTGGAGTCTTTGAACATCAAGCGCTTAGTTGACATTGGTACCTACAGAGGTCGTCGTCATCGTATGGGCTTACCAGTCAGAGGCCAAAGAACTCGCACCAATGCCAGAACCCGTAGAGGCAGAAGGCAGACAGTGGCAGGGAAGAAAAAGGCTCCAGGGAAATAA
- the rpmJ gene encoding 50S ribosomal protein L36 codes for MKVRASVKKICEKCNVIKRRGRVMVICVNPKHKQRQG; via the coding sequence ATGAAAGTTAGAGCCTCAGTCAAGAAAATCTGTGAAAAGTGCAACGTGATCAAACGTCGTGGTCGCGTCATGGTGATCTGCGTGAACCCTAAGCACAAACAACGTCAAGGATAA
- the infA gene encoding translation initiation factor IF-1, translating into MSKQDLIEMEGTVTESLPNAMFRVDLDNGFNVLAHISGKIRRNYIKILPGDRVKVELTPYDLTKGRITYRLRKK; encoded by the coding sequence TTGTCTAAGCAAGATTTGATTGAAATGGAAGGCACTGTTACAGAGTCCTTGCCCAATGCGATGTTTCGCGTTGACTTGGACAATGGATTTAACGTGCTAGCTCACATTTCCGGCAAGATTCGCCGCAATTATATCAAGATTTTGCCCGGCGATCGCGTCAAGGTAGAGTTAACCCCCTATGACTTGACCAAAGGCAGAATTACCTATCGATTACGAAAGAAGTAA
- a CDS encoding adenylate kinase, with the protein MTRLIFLGPPGAGKGTQAQALAEHLNIPHVSTGEILRQAMKEQTHLGIKAQNYVNSGELVPDQLVQDLVQERLNQPDAEKGWILDGFPRKVTQAAFLEELLETIHQTGERVVNLDAPDDVVIERLLARGRKDDTEEVIRRRLQVYRDETAPLIDYYRDRQKLLTVNGNQSQEDVTGELQKVIA; encoded by the coding sequence GTGACGCGACTAATCTTCTTGGGCCCACCTGGAGCTGGTAAAGGAACACAAGCTCAAGCATTGGCAGAACACTTGAATATTCCCCATGTTTCTACTGGTGAAATATTAAGACAAGCCATGAAAGAGCAAACTCATTTGGGAATCAAGGCTCAAAACTATGTAAATAGCGGCGAGTTAGTCCCTGACCAGCTAGTTCAGGATTTGGTACAGGAGCGCCTCAACCAACCAGATGCAGAAAAAGGTTGGATTCTTGATGGTTTTCCCCGCAAAGTGACGCAAGCGGCTTTTCTAGAAGAATTGCTGGAAACAATACATCAGACTGGCGAAAGGGTGGTCAATCTCGATGCACCAGATGATGTTGTGATAGAGCGTTTGCTAGCTAGAGGGCGAAAAGATGATACCGAAGAGGTGATTCGTCGGCGGTTACAAGTTTACCGCGATGAAACTGCACCCTTAATTGATTATTATCGCGATCGCCAAAAACTTTTAACAGTCAATGGTAATCAGTCCCAAGAAGATGTCACTGGTGAACTGCAAAAGGTAATCGCTTGA
- the secY gene encoding preprotein translocase subunit SecY: protein MISRDKAPTAQETFMQMAQAAGLRGRLLVTVGVLILVRLGIFLPVPGIDRPRFTEAISGSNSIFGLLDIFSGRGLSTLGVFALGILPFINASIIIQLLTAAIPSLENLQKNEGEAGRRKISQITRYVTVCWAILQSTAFSALFLQQFALNPGPIFVAETAIALTAGSMFVMWASELITERGIGNGASLLIFVNIVASLPKALGDTIDLVQVGGRETVGRVIVLILVFLATIVGIVVVQEGMRRIPIISARRQVGRRVLAEQRSFLPLRLNQGGVMPIIFAAAILSLPLLIANFAKNAELANIINTYLSPSGSGSWVYALVYMISIIFFSYFYSSLILNPVDVAQNLKKMGSSIPGIRPGKATSEYIERVSNRLTFLGAIFLGLVAIIPTGVERALGVPTFKGLGATSLLILVGVAIDTARQIQTYVISQRYEGMVKQ, encoded by the coding sequence ATGATCAGTCGAGACAAAGCCCCAACGGCTCAAGAAACTTTTATGCAGATGGCACAAGCAGCCGGACTTAGAGGTAGGCTGCTTGTAACTGTCGGTGTTCTAATTTTGGTTCGCCTGGGCATCTTCTTGCCCGTACCAGGAATTGATAGACCTAGATTTACCGAAGCCATATCGGGTAGTAATTCTATATTCGGTTTATTGGATATATTTTCTGGGCGAGGACTTTCGACTTTGGGCGTTTTTGCTCTAGGGATTTTACCCTTTATTAATGCGTCCATTATCATCCAATTACTCACTGCTGCGATTCCATCTTTAGAAAATTTACAGAAAAATGAAGGCGAAGCAGGTCGGCGGAAAATATCGCAAATTACCCGCTATGTAACTGTGTGTTGGGCAATTCTTCAAAGTACAGCTTTTTCGGCATTATTCCTCCAGCAATTTGCCTTAAATCCAGGGCCAATCTTTGTAGCTGAAACTGCGATCGCTCTGACTGCTGGTTCTATGTTCGTCATGTGGGCATCAGAACTAATTACAGAGCGTGGAATTGGCAACGGAGCATCATTGTTGATTTTTGTCAATATTGTTGCTTCATTACCAAAAGCTTTAGGCGATACTATCGATTTGGTGCAAGTCGGCGGTCGGGAAACAGTGGGTCGCGTCATAGTACTAATCTTAGTTTTCTTGGCAACCATTGTTGGTATTGTGGTTGTGCAGGAAGGAATGCGCCGCATCCCGATTATTTCGGCTCGTCGCCAAGTAGGTCGCCGAGTTTTGGCAGAGCAACGGAGCTTTTTACCATTGCGGCTAAATCAAGGCGGTGTAATGCCAATTATCTTTGCCGCAGCCATCCTCAGTTTGCCATTGCTAATTGCAAATTTCGCCAAGAATGCTGAATTGGCAAATATAATTAACACTTATTTGAGTCCAAGCGGTTCTGGCTCTTGGGTCTATGCCTTGGTTTACATGATTTCCATCATTTTCTTTAGCTACTTCTATTCATCGTTGATTCTGAATCCGGTAGATGTAGCGCAAAACTTGAAGAAAATGGGTTCTAGTATTCCTGGTATTCGTCCCGGCAAAGCAACTAGCGAGTATATCGAGCGCGTTTCAAACCGACTCACTTTTTTGGGTGCAATCTTTTTGGGACTGGTTGCTATTATCCCAACCGGTGTGGAAAGAGCTTTAGGAGTCCCCACCTTTAAGGGTTTGGGTGCTACCTCATTGTTAATTCTAGTTGGTGTGGCGATTGATACGGCAAGACAAATCCAAACTTATGTGATCTCTCAGCGCTATGAAGGAATGGTGAAACAATAG
- the rplO gene encoding 50S ribosomal protein L15 → MRLHDVKPQKGSKKRKKRVARGISAGQGASAGLGMRGQKSRSGSGTRPGFEGGQQPLYRRLPKLKGFPIVNQKIYTTINVEKLASLPPNTEVTLTSLKAAGILTAVKGRLKILGNGELSIPLKVQAAAFTGTARSKIEAAGGSCEVL, encoded by the coding sequence ATGAGACTCCATGATGTTAAGCCGCAAAAAGGCTCAAAGAAACGCAAGAAGCGTGTAGCCAGAGGTATTTCTGCCGGTCAAGGCGCTAGTGCTGGTCTAGGTATGCGTGGCCAAAAATCTCGTTCTGGTAGCGGTACTCGACCCGGTTTTGAAGGTGGTCAACAGCCATTGTACCGCCGCTTACCTAAGCTGAAGGGCTTTCCCATTGTTAATCAGAAGATTTACACTACGATTAATGTAGAGAAGCTAGCCTCCCTTCCCCCTAATACGGAAGTAACTTTGACCTCATTGAAGGCAGCAGGTATCCTGACTGCTGTCAAAGGGCGATTGAAAATTTTAGGTAACGGGGAATTGAGCATTCCGCTCAAGGTACAAGCGGCAGCTTTCACAGGTACAGCTCGTAGCAAAATTGAGGCAGCTGGTGGTAGTTGTGAAGTCTTATGA
- the rpsE gene encoding 30S ribosomal protein S5 produces the protein MATERKSRTKRAKKEETTWQERVIQIRRVSKVVKGGKKLSFRAIVVVGNERGQVGVGVGKASDVIGAVKKGVADGKKHLIDIPITKSNSIPHPIDGVGGGAKVIMRPAAPGTGVIAGGAVRTVLELAGVRNVLAKQLGSNNPLNNARAAVNALSTLRTLSEVAEDRGIPIQNLYI, from the coding sequence ATGGCAACAGAGCGTAAAAGTAGAACAAAGCGTGCCAAAAAAGAAGAAACTACTTGGCAAGAGCGGGTTATCCAAATCCGCCGCGTGAGCAAGGTCGTCAAAGGCGGTAAAAAACTTAGCTTCCGAGCGATCGTTGTTGTAGGTAACGAACGCGGTCAAGTTGGTGTCGGAGTAGGCAAAGCTTCAGATGTAATCGGCGCAGTCAAAAAAGGCGTAGCCGACGGCAAAAAACACCTAATTGATATCCCAATCACCAAATCTAACTCCATCCCTCACCCCATTGATGGTGTCGGTGGTGGTGCAAAAGTGATTATGCGTCCAGCCGCACCTGGTACTGGGGTAATTGCGGGTGGTGCTGTGCGAACTGTATTGGAATTGGCAGGAGTTCGTAACGTCTTAGCCAAGCAACTTGGTTCCAACAATCCGCTCAATAATGCTAGAGCCGCAGTCAATGCTTTATCTACATTGCGGACTCTTTCTGAAGTCGCCGAAGATCGCGGTATTCCTATTCAAAATCTCTACATCTAA
- the rplR gene encoding 50S ribosomal protein L18: MKLTRRESKNRRHRRVRGKVVGSPERPRLAVFRSNEHIYAQVIDDSQHQTIVAASTLEPDLKSSLASGANRDASVQVGKLIAVRSLEKGITKVVFDRGGNLYHGRVKALADAAREAGLDF; the protein is encoded by the coding sequence ATGAAACTTACTCGTAGAGAATCAAAAAACCGTCGTCATCGCCGGGTTCGTGGTAAAGTTGTTGGCTCCCCAGAACGTCCGCGTTTAGCGGTATTCCGTTCTAATGAGCATATTTATGCCCAGGTAATTGATGATAGTCAGCATCAAACCATAGTGGCAGCATCGACTTTAGAACCAGATTTAAAATCTAGTTTAGCGTCAGGTGCAAACCGCGACGCATCGGTACAAGTTGGTAAGTTGATCGCAGTGCGATCACTAGAAAAAGGCATCACTAAAGTAGTCTTCGATCGCGGTGGTAACTTATATCATGGTCGTGTCAAAGCCCTAGCTGATGCAGCCCGCGAAGCCGGTTTAGATTTCTAA
- the rplF gene encoding 50S ribosomal protein L6: MSRIGKRPITIPAKVQVAIDGTNIVVKGPKGELSRTLRDNVSLSQEGEILHVNRRDETRTSKQLHGLSRTLVANMVEGVSQGFQRRLEIQGVGYRAQLQGRNLVLNMGYSHQVQIEPPEGIQFAVEGTTNVIVSGYDKEIVGNTAAKIRAVRPPEPYKGKGIRYAGEVVRRKAGKTGKGGKK; the protein is encoded by the coding sequence ATGTCTCGTATTGGTAAACGTCCAATTACTATTCCCGCAAAAGTTCAAGTAGCGATCGATGGTACGAATATTGTAGTGAAAGGCCCGAAAGGAGAACTTTCTCGCACTCTCAGAGATAATGTCTCACTCTCTCAAGAGGGAGAAATATTACACGTAAATCGTCGGGATGAAACTCGGACATCGAAGCAACTGCACGGCTTGAGCCGCACTTTAGTTGCCAACATGGTCGAGGGTGTTTCCCAAGGTTTTCAGCGCCGTTTGGAAATCCAAGGTGTTGGTTACAGGGCACAACTTCAAGGGCGTAACCTAGTTTTAAACATGGGTTATAGCCATCAGGTGCAAATTGAACCACCAGAAGGAATTCAGTTTGCAGTCGAAGGCACCACTAACGTAATTGTTAGCGGCTACGACAAAGAAATTGTAGGTAATACAGCCGCAAAAATTCGCGCCGTTCGTCCACCAGAACCTTACAAAGGTAAAGGCATTCGCTATGCCGGTGAAGTGGTAAGACGTAAGGCTGGTAAGACTGGTAAGGGTGGTAAGAAGTAG
- the rpsH gene encoding 30S ribosomal protein S8 gives MAANDTIADMLTRIRNANLARHQTTQVPATKMTRSIAKVLREEGFIAEIEEAEEGVKHNLVISLKYKGKNRQPLITALKRVSKPGLRVYSNRKELPRVLGGIGIAIISTSSGIMTDREARRQNLGGEVLCYVW, from the coding sequence ATGGCGGCTAACGACACAATTGCAGATATGCTGACGCGCATCCGCAATGCCAACCTGGCGCGGCATCAAACTACACAAGTGCCAGCTACAAAAATGACCCGCAGCATTGCCAAAGTGCTACGGGAGGAAGGCTTTATTGCTGAAATCGAAGAAGCAGAAGAAGGGGTAAAACACAACCTAGTGATTTCCCTGAAATATAAAGGTAAGAATCGTCAGCCTCTAATCACCGCCTTAAAGCGAGTGAGTAAGCCAGGCTTGCGTGTTTACTCCAACAGAAAAGAATTACCAAGAGTACTAGGCGGTATTGGCATTGCCATTATTTCTACATCCAGTGGGATTATGACTGACCGCGAAGCGCGTCGTCAAAACTTGGGTGGCGAAGTGCTTTGTTACGTTTGGTAG
- the rplE gene encoding 50S ribosomal protein L5 — protein MAATRLKSLYQETIVPKLINQFQYTNVHQVPKLVKVTINRGLGEAAQNAKSLEASINEIALVTGQKPVVTRAKKAIAGFKIRQGMPVGIMVTLRSERMYAFFDRLVSLSLPRIRDFRGVSPKSFDGRGNYTLGVREQLIFPEVEYDSVDQVRGMDISIITTAKNDEEGRALLKELGMPFRDQ, from the coding sequence ATGGCAGCAACAAGACTCAAAAGCTTATATCAAGAGACAATCGTCCCCAAACTGATCAATCAGTTTCAATATACCAACGTTCATCAAGTACCGAAGTTGGTAAAGGTTACTATTAACCGAGGTTTGGGTGAAGCTGCTCAAAATGCGAAGTCACTGGAAGCATCCATCAACGAAATTGCGCTTGTTACTGGTCAAAAACCAGTGGTAACGCGGGCGAAAAAAGCGATCGCTGGCTTTAAGATTCGTCAAGGGATGCCCGTCGGGATCATGGTTACTCTTAGATCCGAGCGGATGTATGCCTTTTTCGACCGGCTGGTTAGCCTATCACTACCTAGAATTCGAGATTTTCGTGGCGTTAGCCCTAAAAGCTTTGACGGACGGGGTAACTATACTCTGGGTGTAAGAGAACAGCTAATTTTTCCAGAAGTCGAATACGACAGCGTTGATCAAGTGCGTGGGATGGATATTTCCATCATCACCACAGCAAAAAACGACGAAGAGGGTCGCGCCTTACTTAAAGAATTAGGAATGCCCTTTCGCGATCAGTAA
- the rplX gene encoding 50S ribosomal protein L24: MATKQGTPKVFHKMHVKTGDTVQVIAGKDKGKIGEIVQALPQLSKVIVKGVNIKTKHVKPQQEGESGRIVTQEFPIHSSNVMLYSTKQNVASRVCYTFTSEGKKVRKLKKTGEILDK; the protein is encoded by the coding sequence ATGGCAACCAAACAAGGTACGCCCAAAGTATTCCACAAAATGCACGTCAAAACTGGCGACACTGTACAAGTGATTGCTGGGAAAGACAAAGGAAAAATTGGTGAAATTGTCCAGGCACTTCCCCAACTGAGTAAAGTCATCGTCAAAGGTGTCAACATCAAGACCAAGCACGTCAAACCCCAGCAAGAAGGGGAATCAGGGCGGATTGTCACCCAGGAATTCCCAATTCATAGCTCTAACGTGATGCTTTATTCCACTAAGCAGAACGTTGCTAGTCGTGTTTGTTATACCTTTACCTCAGAAGGCAAGAAAGTCAGAAAACTCAAGAAAACTGGTGAGATTCTGGATAAATAG
- the rplN gene encoding 50S ribosomal protein L14, with protein MIQPQTYLNVADNSGARKLMCIRVLGGGNRRYGFIGDKIIAVVKDATPNMAVKKSDVVEAVIVRTRKAVSRDSGMSIRFDDNAAVIINKDGNPRGTRVFGPVARELRDKNFTKIVSLAPEVL; from the coding sequence GTGATTCAACCCCAGACTTATTTAAATGTTGCTGATAATAGCGGCGCTCGTAAACTAATGTGCATCCGCGTCTTAGGTGGAGGCAACCGCCGTTATGGTTTTATCGGTGATAAAATTATCGCCGTTGTCAAAGATGCTACGCCCAACATGGCTGTAAAAAAGTCTGATGTTGTGGAAGCAGTAATTGTCCGCACTCGGAAAGCTGTCTCTCGTGACAGTGGCATGAGTATTCGCTTTGATGATAACGCTGCTGTGATTATCAACAAAGACGGTAATCCCAGAGGCACACGGGTTTTTGGCCCAGTTGCACGGGAACTGCGCGATAAAAACTTTACCAAAATTGTTTCTCTGGCTCCGGAGGTGCTTTAA
- the rpsQ gene encoding 30S ribosomal protein S17, translating to MAVKERVGLVVSDKMQKTVVVAIENRAPHPKYGKIVVNTQRYKVHDEENKCKVGDRVRIQETRPLSKTKRWKITEVLNVKPA from the coding sequence ATGGCAGTTAAAGAACGAGTTGGCTTGGTAGTGAGCGATAAAATGCAAAAAACTGTGGTAGTTGCCATAGAAAACCGCGCTCCTCACCCCAAGTACGGCAAAATTGTGGTTAACACCCAACGATATAAAGTTCACGACGAAGAAAATAAGTGTAAAGTAGGCGATCGCGTTCGCATTCAGGAAACTAGACCCCTGAGCAAAACCAAGCGCTGGAAAATCACAGAAGTCCTGAACGTCAAGCCCGCTTAA
- the rpmC gene encoding 50S ribosomal protein L29 has product MPLPKISEARELSDEKLSDEIVAIKRQLFQLRLQKATRQLEKPHQFKQARHRLAQLLTLETERKRAASQSAKEKK; this is encoded by the coding sequence ATGCCTCTTCCCAAGATTTCAGAAGCTAGAGAATTAAGTGACGAAAAGCTCTCTGATGAAATTGTCGCCATCAAAAGACAACTATTTCAGTTGCGCTTGCAAAAAGCGACAAGACAATTAGAAAAGCCCCACCAGTTTAAACAGGCTCGACACCGCCTAGCCCAGTTGCTGACATTAGAGACAGAACGCAAACGGGCAGCAAGTCAATCGGCTAAAGAAAAAAAGTAG
- the rplP gene encoding 50S ribosomal protein L16, translated as MLSPRRTKFRKQQRGRMEGLATRGSTLNFGDFALQAQEPAWITSRQIEASRRAMTRYIRRGGQIWIRIFPDKPVTMRPAETRMGSGKGNPEFWVAVVKPGRILFEIGGVTEEIAREAMRLASFKLPIKTKFIVRPQPQEQE; from the coding sequence ATGTTAAGCCCTAGAAGAACTAAATTCCGCAAACAACAGCGCGGACGGATGGAGGGACTAGCCACCCGTGGTAGCACCCTCAACTTCGGTGATTTTGCACTCCAAGCACAAGAACCTGCTTGGATTACCTCCCGGCAAATCGAGGCTTCTCGTCGGGCAATGACTCGTTATATTCGTCGGGGTGGACAAATCTGGATTCGGATTTTCCCTGATAAACCTGTAACCATGCGTCCTGCTGAAACCCGGATGGGTTCCGGTAAAGGTAATCCAGAGTTTTGGGTAGCGGTAGTCAAGCCAGGACGGATTTTGTTTGAAATCGGCGGAGTGACTGAAGAAATCGCCCGGGAAGCTATGCGTTTAGCTTCATTTAAACTGCCTATAAAAACCAAGTTTATTGTGCGCCCTCAACCACAGGAGCAGGAGTAG
- the rpsC gene encoding 30S ribosomal protein S3, which yields MGQKIHPVGFRLGITHEHQSRWFAVPDRYPELLQEDYKLRQYIEQKLGRQAQNNAGISEVRIERKADQIDLEVRTARPGVVVGRGGQGIESLRTGLQGLLGSNRQIRINVVEIQRVDADAYLIAEYIAQQLERRVSFRRVVRQSIQRAQRAGVQGIKIQVSGRLNGAEIARTEWTREGRVPLHTLRADIDYSYCTAKTVYGILGIKVWVFKGEIIPGQEPDPLPPASRDRERDPRDRDREPRRRQQQRRRQQFEDRSNEG from the coding sequence GTGGGACAGAAGATTCATCCAGTTGGTTTTCGCCTGGGTATTACACATGAGCATCAATCCCGTTGGTTTGCTGTTCCTGATCGTTACCCAGAACTTTTACAAGAAGACTACAAACTCCGTCAATACATAGAACAAAAGCTCGGTAGACAGGCTCAAAACAACGCCGGTATTTCCGAAGTGCGGATTGAGCGCAAAGCCGACCAAATCGACTTAGAAGTGCGTACAGCTAGACCCGGTGTAGTAGTAGGTCGTGGTGGGCAAGGTATTGAATCCTTGCGTACCGGACTCCAAGGACTGTTGGGTAGTAATCGCCAAATTCGCATTAACGTAGTCGAAATACAACGAGTTGATGCTGATGCCTATCTAATTGCCGAATACATTGCTCAACAATTAGAACGCCGAGTTTCCTTTCGCCGGGTAGTGCGGCAATCAATTCAGCGTGCCCAACGCGCTGGTGTTCAAGGGATTAAAATCCAAGTCAGCGGTCGGCTCAACGGTGCAGAAATTGCCCGGACAGAGTGGACTCGTGAAGGTAGAGTACCTTTACATACATTACGCGCTGACATTGACTACTCTTATTGCACAGCAAAAACTGTTTACGGAATTTTGGGTATCAAAGTATGGGTCTTTAAGGGAGAAATTATTCCTGGACAGGAACCAGATCCGCTACCACCCGCAAGCCGCGATCGCGAACGAGATCCCCGCGATCGCGATCGTGAACCCCGTCGCCGTCAACAACAACGTCGTCGCCAGCAATTTGAAGACCGCTCAAATGAAGGATAA
- the rplV gene encoding 50S ribosomal protein L22, with product MATNTTEVKAIARFIRISAYKVRRVLDQIRGRSYREALIILEFMPYRATDPILKVLRSAAANAEHNAGLDRTQLVITQAYADQGPPLKRFQPRAQGRAYQIRKPTCHITVAVAAAPEK from the coding sequence ATGGCTACTAATACTACTGAAGTAAAAGCGATCGCTCGTTTTATCCGCATCTCGGCTTACAAAGTGCGTCGGGTACTCGATCAAATCCGGGGGCGATCGTACCGAGAAGCGTTAATCATCTTAGAATTCATGCCCTATCGCGCCACTGATCCCATATTGAAAGTTCTCAGAAGCGCTGCCGCTAATGCTGAACACAATGCTGGGTTAGATCGGACTCAACTAGTGATTACTCAAGCTTACGCCGATCAAGGACCACCTCTGAAGCGGTTCCAACCAAGAGCGCAAGGTCGAGCTTACCAAATTCGCAAACCAACGTGTCATATTACTGTGGCTGTTGCAGCCGCTCCAGAAAAATAA